In Anaerolineales bacterium, one DNA window encodes the following:
- the lgt gene encoding prolipoprotein diacylglyceryl transferase, with protein MDPVIFSFKLFEWQVTLRWYGVLVMLGAVVGALWAEREIRRRGENGESIWDAMIWVLPAGILGARLWYVVNNILGGSTYYLDNPAKILNIPEGGLHFFGGLLFGVLALAVFLKRNGKDMWLFLDALAPATLLGQAIARPANFINQELYGPPTGLMWGIPIEASHRLAQFPASLFPVETTRFHPTFAYEMILNLLIVLFLWWLSRSYLQQLKPGAIFSAWLLLAGLSRTFIEFFRPDQPRIGNSFVSYTMLVSFLMAVVGAIMLLARYGKIQLAIAEGWEREYQIKKAVKTPRPRQKVYAEDVSDMDNSRVISAPVKKKKTVAKAKATATKAALKAPAKKPSAKKPAARKPAEKKTTTKRKTNK; from the coding sequence ATGGATCCTGTAATTTTTTCATTCAAATTGTTCGAGTGGCAGGTCACTCTGCGCTGGTACGGCGTGCTGGTGATGCTTGGCGCGGTCGTGGGCGCCCTGTGGGCGGAAAGGGAGATCCGGCGGCGCGGCGAGAACGGCGAATCGATCTGGGACGCAATGATCTGGGTCCTGCCCGCCGGTATTCTCGGCGCGCGCCTGTGGTACGTGGTGAACAACATCCTGGGTGGCAGCACGTATTATCTGGATAACCCCGCAAAAATCCTGAACATCCCCGAAGGCGGCCTGCATTTCTTTGGCGGTTTGCTCTTTGGCGTGCTCGCGCTCGCGGTCTTCTTAAAGCGAAACGGCAAGGATATGTGGCTCTTCCTCGATGCGCTTGCCCCCGCCACCCTGCTGGGTCAGGCCATCGCCCGCCCTGCGAATTTCATCAATCAGGAATTGTATGGCCCGCCGACCGGGCTGATGTGGGGGATTCCCATTGAGGCAAGCCACCGCCTCGCTCAATTCCCCGCCAGCCTGTTCCCGGTCGAGACGACCCGCTTCCACCCGACCTTTGCCTACGAGATGATCCTGAACCTGCTGATCGTCCTGTTCCTGTGGTGGCTTTCGCGCAGTTATCTCCAGCAGTTGAAACCGGGCGCGATTTTCAGCGCCTGGCTGCTGCTGGCAGGGCTTTCGCGCACCTTCATTGAATTTTTCCGCCCGGACCAGCCGCGCATCGGCAATTCATTTGTCAGTTACACGATGCTCGTCTCGTTCTTGATGGCGGTCGTCGGCGCGATCATGCTCCTGGCGCGTTATGGGAAGATCCAGCTTGCGATTGCGGAGGGATGGGAGCGGGAGTATCAGATCAAAAAGGCGGTGAAGACGCCCCGTCCCCGCCAGAAGGTATATGCGGAAGACGTATCTGATATGGATAATTCACGGGTGATTTCCGCACCTGTAAAAAAGAAAAAGACGGTTGCAAAGGCTAAAGCAACTGCAACGAAAGCGGCGCTGAAAGCTCCTGCGAAGAAACCAAGCGCAAAGAAGCCAGCCGCTAGAAAACCCGCTGAAAAGAAGACGACTACAAAACGAAAAACGAACAAGTAG
- a CDS encoding EamA family transporter produces the protein MNSRNADRHGLGIPSPDKLTLLAYGFAVLFAGSNFVAVRFTVMELPPFWGAASRFMAAAIIFWIIVWYRKSPFPDGRSLLGVLLYGFLSIGASYAFLYWGLQSIPASLTSVFIALAPLMTFFFAFLHRIEPFRWRGLIGGILAMAGIAYAFFEQPGGDLPILPVLGIVVGVACVAESTVVIKMIPRSDPFITNALAMTVGSITLVILSLFAGEPWSLPTQTVTWIAAIYLIVFGSVIMFYLFLFVIRRWTASAASFSFVLMPFVTVIVAGLLADETVNAAFILGGMLTLLGVWIGALSGASSPKS, from the coding sequence ATGAACAGCAGAAACGCCGACCGGCACGGATTGGGTATTCCCAGCCCCGACAAACTGACCCTGCTGGCGTATGGATTCGCCGTACTGTTTGCAGGTTCGAACTTTGTTGCGGTCCGCTTTACGGTGATGGAATTGCCGCCGTTTTGGGGCGCGGCAAGCCGTTTTATGGCGGCAGCGATCATTTTCTGGATCATCGTCTGGTATCGCAAAAGTCCATTCCCCGATGGGCGTTCCCTGCTTGGGGTACTCCTGTATGGCTTCCTGAGCATCGGCGCAAGTTATGCGTTCCTCTATTGGGGCTTGCAGAGCATTCCTGCCAGCCTGACGTCGGTCTTCATCGCGCTTGCCCCTCTGATGACCTTCTTTTTTGCCTTCCTGCATCGGATCGAGCCGTTTCGCTGGCGCGGACTGATCGGCGGGATCCTTGCCATGGCAGGCATCGCGTATGCCTTCTTCGAACAGCCGGGCGGAGACCTGCCCATCCTCCCAGTGCTGGGAATCGTCGTGGGTGTCGCGTGCGTTGCCGAATCCACGGTGGTCATTAAAATGATTCCCCGCAGTGATCCGTTTATCACCAATGCGCTGGCGATGACCGTCGGCTCGATAACCCTGGTCATCCTGTCCCTGTTTGCGGGCGAGCCCTGGAGTTTACCGACCCAGACCGTCACGTGGATCGCAGCCATCTACTTGATCGTGTTCGGTTCCGTGATCATGTTCTACCTGTTCCTCTTTGTTATCAGGCGCTGGACGGCATCCGCGGCTTCGTTTTCATTTGTGTTGATGCCCTTTGTGACCGTGATCGTGGCGGGACTGCTGGCGGATGAAACTGTGAACGCCGCTTTCATCCTCGGCGGCATGTTGACCCTGCTTGGCGTATGGATCGGGGCGTTGTCCGGGGCTTCTTCGCCAAAATCCTGA
- a CDS encoding class I SAM-dependent methyltransferase, whose product MNIQNAYDEWSGIYDSNQNLTRDLDAQVTRATLAGQRFQSILELGCGTGKNTVFLAEIGERVHAFDFSKGMIQKAKEKVKSDNVRFEIAVLTQRWRCDDAAYDLITCNLVLEHIADLSHIFSEATRTLTPGGKILINELHPFKQYGGSKARFERGADVVEVGVFVHHISEFIHAAQRHGLTLVKLDEYWHAEDAGKPPRLASFIFVKG is encoded by the coding sequence ATGAACATTCAAAATGCCTACGATGAATGGTCGGGCATCTACGATTCGAACCAAAACCTCACGCGCGACCTCGATGCGCAGGTGACCCGCGCGACTCTGGCGGGCCAGCGTTTCCAATCCATCCTTGAGTTGGGATGCGGCACGGGCAAGAACACAGTCTTCCTCGCCGAGATCGGGGAGCGGGTGCATGCCTTCGATTTTTCAAAGGGGATGATCCAGAAAGCCAAAGAGAAAGTGAAGTCGGATAATGTCCGCTTCGAAATTGCGGTCCTGACCCAACGCTGGCGCTGTGACGATGCCGCCTATGATTTGATCACCTGCAATCTCGTGCTGGAGCATATCGCAGACCTGTCCCACATTTTCTCCGAAGCCACGCGGACGTTAACCCCCGGCGGAAAAATTCTCATCAACGAACTGCATCCCTTCAAACAATACGGCGGCAGCAAAGCGCGTTTCGAACGCGGCGCGGACGTTGTGGAAGTGGGTGTCTTCGTCCACCACATCTCGGAGTTCATCCACGCCGCGCAACGCCACGGCTTGACGCTGGTGAAATTGGACGAATACTGGCACGCGGAAGACGCGGGCAAGCCGCCGAGGCTCGCCTCTTTCATTTTTGTAAAGGGCTGA
- a CDS encoding PilZ domain-containing protein produces the protein MTNQRKTERVKAMTFTAVYEQKGRVLLGFLGDLTLQGAMVVGEKAVETGRDTTLEIEFPGAAEVPGGRLALPVHVAWSRQEAGGTTFHSGFEFLEMTEQNRQVIEALVARYKFSRKRPE, from the coding sequence ATGACGAACCAGCGCAAGACCGAACGCGTAAAAGCCATGACCTTCACAGCCGTATACGAACAAAAGGGCCGCGTCCTTTTGGGGTTTCTCGGCGACCTCACCCTGCAGGGCGCGATGGTCGTGGGCGAAAAAGCGGTGGAAACAGGACGGGATACCACCCTCGAGATCGAATTTCCCGGCGCCGCCGAGGTGCCCGGCGGACGGCTGGCCCTGCCCGTCCATGTGGCATGGAGCAGGCAGGAGGCGGGAGGCACTACCTTCCATAGCGGGTTCGAGTTCCTGGAGATGACGGAACAGAACCGGCAGGTCATCGAAGCGCTCGTTGCAAGATATAAATTCAGCAGGAAACGGCCCGAATAA
- a CDS encoding nucleotide-binding protein, translated as MSENNSTYASPLSPIKGMELLRRQYKKGKTLLSRRPIREDEYKAWEKATQNVLVRVFGVDSVNVNTVMDIGRHDIFPPSTTERYWEEHRYSSLDRKLVAVDSLIELLQTEQDAKSSTDKRNSLHDNTVFLVHGHSDGVKEGVARYLERLNLKVIILHEQPNEGRTIIEKFVDYSNVGFAIVLLTGDDRGGKLDLPYEKQVLRARQNVILELGYFLGKLGRKQVCALYQPGVEIPSDYQGVLFLILDDASAWKLQLARELKAAGLPVNMNKAV; from the coding sequence ATGTCAGAAAATAACTCCACTTATGCTTCTCCGTTATCTCCAATAAAAGGAATGGAATTACTTCGGCGTCAATATAAAAAGGGAAAAACTTTACTTTCTAGGCGCCCTATTCGCGAAGATGAGTATAAGGCTTGGGAAAAAGCAACACAGAATGTGCTTGTGCGAGTATTCGGTGTAGATTCTGTAAATGTGAATACGGTAATGGATATTGGTAGACACGATATTTTCCCGCCAAGTACAACTGAGCGGTATTGGGAAGAACATAGATATTCTAGTCTTGACAGGAAATTGGTTGCTGTTGATAGTCTTATTGAACTTTTACAAACAGAACAAGATGCGAAATCCAGCACAGATAAAAGAAATTCTTTGCACGATAATACTGTCTTTCTTGTACATGGTCATAGCGACGGCGTAAAAGAAGGTGTTGCAAGATATTTAGAGCGACTCAATTTAAAAGTAATAATTCTTCATGAACAACCTAATGAAGGTAGAACAATAATTGAAAAATTTGTTGACTACTCTAATGTTGGTTTTGCAATTGTTCTTCTGACAGGTGATGATAGGGGCGGAAAACTCGATCTGCCATATGAAAAACAAGTACTTCGAGCAAGACAAAATGTAATCTTGGAGCTTGGTTACTTTCTTGGTAAGTTGGGCAGGAAGCAGGTATGTGCTTTATATCAGCCCGGTGTTGAAATACCATCAGATTATCAAGGTGTTCTATTTTTGATATTAGATGATGCAAGTGCATGGAAACTTCAGTTAGCGAGGGAGTTAAAAGCAGCAGGTTTGCCAGTCAATATGAATAAGGCTGTTTAA
- a CDS encoding DUF3732 domain-containing protein translates to MSFQILNIVLYSNKGEKRVLNLKPGELNIITGDSKTGKTALIEIIDYCLGSSECNIPEGIIRRTVSWAGLRLQVRDGEVFVARKLPSRGESKSSPIVYYDVKKTIDIPDHSILRQTTNTETLELLLSKHAGIGENIHEPMVGQTRLALSANIRHALFFTFQQQSEVISNKYLFHKQSDPYIPQAIKDTLPYFLGSVDEEYVKKLDHLRRMKASLRTLEHKLSEFESIKGIGVTKAHTLLSEAQDLGIYSAEKLPEAWEECVLSLQEVQRRPVKPEEEITSEDQAFENLQKERLELIEELKKTKGQLDSAKSLDTDRRGYSGEAQEQLARLKSLNLFESIDSYDRICPICQTPLNSDHVPSYDDLRTSVNQLENQVRGVSEPSAKMQQAIRALDEKIDSLKNKLSANRESLEAIQASNQKLQEVRDRGARRAYILGRIGLYLESLPQLENTSNLHIEIQQLHEKIKLLEEEISEETIQDKTSSILSIISQDMSVWARELRLEHSEYPLRLDLKKLQLVADTLDGPVSMDKMGSGENWVGYHLIAHFALHKWFTTKNRPAPRFLFVDQPSQVYFSPDKGLDWQSGDVRDEDREAVGRMFYLAYTVAKELSPKMQIIITDHADINEKWFQDSVIERWRTGEKLVPLEWDNK, encoded by the coding sequence ATGAGCTTTCAAATACTGAATATTGTTCTGTACAGCAATAAGGGTGAAAAACGGGTTCTTAATTTGAAACCTGGTGAGTTAAATATCATTACCGGCGATTCAAAAACTGGTAAAACCGCACTAATAGAAATTATAGATTATTGTCTCGGGAGTTCCGAATGCAATATTCCTGAAGGGATTATTCGCCGAACAGTTTCTTGGGCAGGATTGCGCTTACAAGTTCGGGATGGTGAAGTTTTTGTTGCGAGAAAGTTGCCATCTCGTGGTGAAAGCAAATCGTCCCCTATAGTCTATTACGATGTCAAAAAAACAATTGACATTCCTGATCATTCTATTCTGCGACAAACAACGAACACTGAAACTTTAGAGTTATTGCTTTCTAAACATGCAGGAATTGGGGAAAATATTCACGAACCCATGGTAGGGCAAACACGTTTAGCACTTTCAGCAAACATCCGACATGCATTGTTTTTTACCTTTCAACAACAAAGCGAAGTTATTAGCAATAAATATTTGTTCCATAAACAAAGCGATCCATATATTCCTCAAGCAATAAAGGATACATTGCCATACTTTTTGGGATCTGTAGATGAAGAATATGTCAAGAAATTGGATCACCTACGACGAATGAAAGCAAGCTTGCGAACATTAGAACACAAATTGTCAGAATTTGAATCTATAAAGGGAATAGGTGTTACAAAAGCTCATACCTTGTTGTCAGAGGCACAAGATTTAGGAATTTATTCTGCCGAAAAACTTCCAGAAGCTTGGGAAGAATGCGTTTTGAGTTTGCAGGAAGTTCAGAGAAGACCTGTAAAACCAGAAGAAGAGATAACTTCCGAAGATCAGGCATTTGAAAATCTTCAAAAGGAGCGCCTGGAATTAATTGAGGAACTCAAGAAAACTAAAGGCCAATTAGACTCGGCTAAATCACTTGATACAGATAGACGTGGTTATTCAGGTGAAGCTCAAGAACAACTTGCCCGATTAAAAAGTTTGAATCTTTTCGAATCGATTGATTCGTATGACCGAATTTGCCCAATATGTCAAACGCCTTTAAATAGCGATCACGTACCTTCGTATGACGATTTGAGAACCTCGGTGAATCAATTGGAAAATCAAGTTAGAGGTGTATCTGAGCCTTCCGCAAAAATGCAACAGGCAATAAGGGCGCTTGATGAAAAAATTGACAGTCTGAAAAATAAATTATCTGCGAATAGAGAATCTTTGGAGGCCATTCAAGCGTCCAACCAAAAATTGCAAGAGGTTCGCGATAGAGGTGCGCGCAGAGCCTATATTCTGGGAAGAATTGGGCTTTACCTAGAAAGCTTACCTCAACTTGAGAATACAAGTAATTTACATATCGAAATTCAACAATTGCATGAAAAAATAAAGTTGCTTGAAGAAGAAATTAGTGAAGAAACCATTCAGGATAAAACTTCGTCAATTTTATCTATCATAAGTCAAGATATGAGTGTTTGGGCAAGAGAATTAAGGCTCGAACATTCCGAATACCCATTGAGACTTGACCTAAAGAAGCTGCAATTAGTTGCTGATACCTTAGATGGACCAGTTTCCATGGACAAGATGGGTAGTGGGGAAAATTGGGTTGGATACCATCTCATAGCTCATTTTGCACTACACAAGTGGTTTACAACCAAAAACCGTCCTGCTCCAAGATTTCTTTTCGTCGACCAACCTTCACAAGTATACTTCTCACCCGATAAAGGATTAGATTGGCAATCTGGTGACGTGAGAGATGAAGATCGTGAAGCCGTTGGACGTATGTTTTATTTAGCATATACTGTTGCTAAAGAATTAAGTCCTAAAATGCAAATAATAATTACCGATCATGCTGATATAAATGAGAAATGGTTCCAAGACTCTGTAATTGAAAGATGGCGTACAGGCGAAAAACTTGTCCCCCTTGAGTGGGATAATAAATAA
- a CDS encoding DUF6521 family protein → MRSWPTRSKEAAYLFNPAFCCAVLSATVSNYSQQDNLGMPFPFAFIVLPVILHKQTRNTLPYNTRTSLAAWLEEKPYARIQFYERAISLKSFVREAILFGIVNDWLLIESGRLKSKLVDSKFKNFLQQMDGEARECVLRARLVGKWFAVAGSAETVLSLWEVNP, encoded by the coding sequence ATGAGATCATGGCCAACTCGTTCAAAAGAAGCGGCATATTTATTCAATCCAGCTTTTTGTTGTGCCGTATTAAGTGCAACAGTGAGTAATTATTCTCAACAAGACAATCTTGGAATGCCATTTCCTTTCGCTTTTATTGTCTTACCAGTAATACTTCATAAGCAAACGAGAAATACCTTACCTTACAATACTCGTACTTCTCTAGCTGCCTGGCTGGAAGAAAAGCCTTATGCGCGAATTCAATTTTATGAGCGCGCAATCTCTCTTAAATCCTTTGTTCGTGAGGCTATTCTATTTGGGATCGTTAATGATTGGTTACTTATCGAATCTGGCCGATTAAAAAGCAAATTGGTAGATTCGAAATTCAAGAATTTTCTCCAGCAGATGGACGGAGAAGCAAGAGAATGTGTTTTGCGCGCTAGACTTGTAGGCAAATGGTTTGCAGTTGCTGGCTCTGCCGAAACAGTATTGTCATTATGGGAGGTAAATCCATGA
- a CDS encoding IS3 family transposase — MRYKFIREHCQEYSVKRMCQVLGVTRSGYYAWQPEAVGPREVENRILVEQIRAEYKLSRETYGSPRIQAGLQRRGFACGRHRVARLMRREGIRPQKRRRWRPITTQRQPGVIPAPNYLNQDFSASAANQKWVSDFTYIDTAEGWLYLAVVLDLFSRKVVGWAMAAQMDATLVEAALDMALQGRQPQASLLHHSDQGSQYTSAAYQSSLADAHIQASMCRVGNCYDNAVAESFFATLKVECVTSQFATQAVARTTIFEYIEVWYNRQRLHSSLGYLSPVEFEQQSGL; from the coding sequence ATGAGATACAAATTCATTCGGGAGCATTGCCAGGAGTATAGCGTCAAGCGGATGTGCCAGGTATTGGGTGTGACGCGAAGTGGGTACTATGCCTGGCAGCCAGAAGCAGTCGGTCCGCGAGAGGTGGAGAATCGGATTCTGGTGGAGCAGATCCGGGCAGAATACAAACTGAGTCGCGAGACCTATGGCAGTCCGCGCATCCAGGCGGGTCTACAACGCAGAGGGTTCGCCTGTGGACGACATCGAGTCGCACGTTTGATGCGGAGAGAAGGAATTCGCCCTCAAAAACGAAGGCGCTGGCGTCCCATAACTACGCAGCGCCAGCCAGGTGTGATCCCAGCACCGAATTATCTGAACCAGGATTTTTCTGCCAGCGCGGCAAACCAGAAATGGGTGAGCGATTTCACCTACATTGATACCGCGGAAGGTTGGTTATATTTAGCAGTGGTTCTGGATTTGTTTTCACGAAAAGTAGTAGGCTGGGCGATGGCTGCACAAATGGATGCAACCCTTGTCGAGGCAGCCCTGGACATGGCTTTACAAGGACGACAACCGCAGGCAAGCCTGTTACATCATTCCGATCAAGGCAGTCAATATACCAGTGCCGCTTATCAAAGCAGTTTAGCAGATGCACATATTCAGGCGAGTATGTGCCGAGTTGGAAATTGTTATGACAATGCGGTGGCAGAAAGTTTCTTTGCTACCCTCAAGGTGGAGTGTGTGACCTCTCAATTTGCAACGCAAGCAGTAGCTCGAACAACGATTTTTGAATACATTGAGGTTTGGTACAATCGCCAACGCTTGCACTCTTCACTTGGCTACCTCAGCCCGGTTGAGTTTGAGCAACAATCTGGACTTTAA
- a CDS encoding transposase has protein sequence MDEKKTRYRKYTEEFKLEALELLKSSGKSAGQIERDLGITPGLLVKWRDRYQVISQGTNPMHLEVSDFEAAKREIKRLQRRLAEVEEEREILKKTINIFSRENQ, from the coding sequence ATGGACGAAAAGAAAACAAGGTATCGGAAGTACACCGAAGAGTTCAAATTAGAGGCTCTGGAACTTTTGAAGAGCAGCGGAAAGAGTGCCGGGCAAATTGAACGCGATTTGGGGATCACGCCCGGACTGCTGGTGAAATGGCGCGATCGATACCAAGTGATATCCCAAGGGACAAACCCAATGCACTTGGAAGTTAGTGACTTTGAAGCTGCCAAGCGTGAGATCAAACGCTTGCAACGACGGTTGGCAGAAGTGGAAGAAGAGCGCGAGATCCTAAAAAAAACAATCAACATTTTCTCCCGGGAAAACCAATGA
- a CDS encoding type II toxin-antitoxin system VapC family toxin: MIAVFDTNIVIDALNGVAKADEEYGRYERVLVSRITWMEVLVGAEGDVSEIRDFLESHFEIIPLDAAVAETAIQLRREHHLRLPDAIIWATAKVNEAVLVTRNTKDFNPDWDGIHLPYTL; encoded by the coding sequence ATGATCGCGGTCTTTGACACGAACATCGTAATTGATGCGCTCAACGGAGTTGCAAAAGCAGACGAAGAGTATGGTCGTTACGAACGCGTACTTGTCAGCCGCATTACATGGATGGAAGTATTGGTCGGTGCAGAAGGCGACGTCTCTGAAATTCGTGATTTTCTTGAATCGCATTTTGAGATCATTCCACTTGATGCCGCAGTGGCGGAAACTGCCATCCAATTGCGCCGTGAACATCACCTTCGCCTGCCCGATGCGATCATTTGGGCGACTGCGAAGGTGAATGAAGCAGTGCTGGTCACTCGGAATACCAAAGATTTCAATCCTGATTGGGACGGAATTCATTTGCCCTATACCTTGTAA
- a CDS encoding DUF2281 domain-containing protein: protein MTLLEQIEKQLTALPPEKQSEVLDFIAFLQQRVNASQPVKRRSLKKHAAFGSWKNRKIDAVKYQQSLRAEWGI from the coding sequence ATGACCCTTTTAGAACAAATTGAAAAGCAATTAACGGCCCTGCCCCCTGAAAAACAGAGCGAGGTGCTGGATTTCATTGCATTCCTGCAACAGCGGGTGAACGCTTCGCAACCTGTAAAGCGACGTTCACTCAAAAAACATGCCGCTTTCGGCTCGTGGAAGAACCGCAAGATTGATGCTGTCAAGTATCAGCAAAGTCTGCGGGCCGAATGGGGAATTTGA
- a CDS encoding methylmalonyl-CoA mutase family protein: MTIQEQYKKWQENTLKKSLDKFKERRERFETSAGIEVPRVALPGREDPAPADEIYLEKLGFPGEYPFTRGVQPTMYRSRFWTMRQYAGFSTAEESNKRYRYLLGQGQTGLSVAFDLPTQIGYDADDPIAQGEVGKVGVSISSIRDMEQLFDQIPLDKVSTSMTINAPAGVLLAMYIAVAKRQGADMRGLRGTIQNDILKEYVARGTYIFPPAPSMRLITDIFSFCAKDVPYWNTISISGYHIREAGSTSVQEVAFTLANGIAYVDAALKAGLNVDDFAGQLSFFFNAHNNFLEEVAKFRAARRLWARIMRERFKAGKPSSWQLRFHTQTAGSTLTAQQPENNVVRVTVQALSAVLGGTQSLHTNSMDEALWLPTEKAVRIALRTQQILAHESGAADSVDPLAGSYLIEYLTDEIEKGAQEYIAKIDEMGGAMTAIERGFMQNEIQNAAYAAQQAIERKEQIVVGVNQFAVDEEMTLERLKVDPAIETGQRERLAALRAGRDAAKVSVLLSQLENLARGTSNLIPLFIECVENDITLGEICNTLRGVWGEYVAQGF; encoded by the coding sequence ATGACCATTCAAGAACAATACAAAAAGTGGCAGGAAAATACGCTCAAGAAATCATTGGATAAGTTCAAGGAGAGGCGGGAGCGCTTCGAGACCAGCGCGGGGATCGAGGTCCCGCGGGTGGCGCTGCCCGGGCGGGAGGACCCCGCTCCTGCGGATGAAATCTATTTGGAAAAACTTGGTTTTCCGGGCGAGTATCCCTTCACGCGCGGAGTCCAGCCGACGATGTACCGCTCGCGCTTCTGGACGATGCGGCAGTATGCGGGCTTTTCCACGGCGGAAGAATCGAACAAGCGCTACCGCTATTTGCTGGGGCAGGGCCAGACGGGGCTGTCGGTCGCGTTCGACCTGCCAACTCAAATCGGGTACGATGCGGACGATCCGATCGCGCAGGGAGAGGTCGGCAAGGTGGGCGTGTCGATCTCGTCCATCAGGGACATGGAGCAGTTGTTCGACCAAATCCCGTTGGACAAGGTTTCCACATCCATGACGATCAACGCGCCTGCAGGTGTGCTGCTGGCGATGTACATTGCGGTGGCGAAGCGCCAGGGTGCGGATATGCGCGGACTGCGCGGGACTATCCAGAACGATATTCTCAAGGAATACGTGGCGCGCGGGACGTACATCTTCCCGCCCGCGCCTTCGATGCGGCTCATCACCGATATCTTCTCGTTCTGCGCGAAGGACGTGCCGTATTGGAATACGATCTCGATCTCGGGCTATCACATCCGTGAGGCGGGTTCGACCTCGGTGCAGGAGGTGGCCTTCACACTGGCGAACGGCATCGCGTATGTGGATGCCGCACTGAAGGCCGGCTTGAACGTGGACGATTTCGCGGGGCAGTTGTCGTTCTTCTTCAACGCGCACAATAACTTCCTTGAGGAAGTGGCCAAGTTCCGCGCAGCGCGCAGGTTGTGGGCAAGGATCATGCGCGAACGTTTCAAGGCGGGGAAACCGTCCTCGTGGCAGCTGCGTTTCCACACGCAGACGGCAGGCTCGACGCTCACCGCGCAGCAGCCTGAGAATAACGTGGTGCGCGTGACCGTGCAGGCTCTTTCCGCGGTGCTCGGCGGGACGCAGAGTTTGCACACCAACTCGATGGATGAAGCGCTCTGGCTTCCGACGGAGAAAGCGGTACGGATCGCATTGCGCACCCAGCAGATCCTTGCGCATGAGTCGGGCGCGGCGGATTCGGTCGATCCGCTGGCGGGTTCGTATCTGATCGAATATCTCACGGACGAGATCGAAAAAGGCGCGCAGGAGTACATCGCTAAAATTGACGAAATGGGCGGGGCAATGACCGCCATCGAGCGCGGATTCATGCAAAATGAAATCCAGAATGCCGCCTACGCCGCCCAGCAAGCCATCGAACGGAAGGAACAGATCGTGGTGGGCGTCAATCAATTCGCTGTGGATGAAGAAATGACGCTGGAACGCCTGAAGGTGGACCCAGCCATCGAAACAGGGCAGCGGGAACGTCTCGCCGCCTTGCGCGCCGGCAGGGACGCGGCAAAGGTCTCGGTGTTATTGAGCCAATTGGAAAACCTGGCACGTGGAACCTCGAACCTGATACCCCTATTCATCGAGTGCGTGGAGAATGACATCACGCTTGGAGAGATCTGCAATACCTTACGCGGAGTATGGGGAGAATATGTGGCGCAGGGGTTTTGA